A single genomic interval of Prionailurus viverrinus isolate Anna chromosome A2, UM_Priviv_1.0, whole genome shotgun sequence harbors:
- the LOC125150007 gene encoding olfactory receptor 7D4-like translates to MEAENQTEVSVFLLRGLSDDPELQPLLFGMFLSMYLVTVLGNLLIILAVSSDSHLHTPMYFFLSNLSFVDICFISTTVPKMLVNIQECSKGISYIECLIQVYFFMIFAGMDDFLLTVMAYDRFVAICHPLHYTVIMNPRLCVLMVLSCWLTLFWVSLIHILLVRRLTFCTGTEIPHFFCELAQILKAACSDTLINNICLYVATALLCVFPLTGILFSYSQIVSSLMRMSSSEGKYKAFSTCGSHLSVVCLFYGTSLGVYLTSAVTHSSQRSSIASVMYTVVTPMLNPFIYSLRNKDVKGALQRFLSRATSWP, encoded by the coding sequence ATGGAAGCAGAAAACCAGACAGAAGTATCAGTATTCCTCCTCCGGGGTCTCTCAGATGATCCAGAACTGCAGCCTCTCCTCTTTGGCATGTTCCTATCCATGTATCTGGTCACTGTGCTTGGAAACCTGCTCATCATCCTGGCTGTCAGCTCTGACTctcacctccacacccccatgtacttcttcctctccaacctGTCCTTTGTTGACATTTGTTTCATCTCCACCACTGTCCCAAAGATGCTGGTGAACATCcaggaatgcagcaaaggcattTCCTATATAGAATGTCTCattcaagtgtatttttttatgatttttgctgGAATGGATGATTTCCTCCTGActgtgatggcctatgaccggTTTGTGGCCATCTGCCACCCCCTACACTACACAGTCATCATGAACCCACGACTCTGTGTCCTCATGGTTCTGAGTTGTTGGCTCACCCTTTTCTGGGTCTCCTTGATTCATATTCTACTGGTGAGGCGGCTGACCTTCTGTACAGGCACTGAAATTCCACATTTCTTCTGTGAACTGGCTCAGATTCTTAAGGCAGCCTGCTCTGACACCCTCATCAATAACATCTGCTTGTATGTTGCCACTGCACTGCTGTGTGTGTTTCCTCTCACTGGGATCCTCTTCTCATACTCTCAGATTGTCTCCTCCTTAATGAGGATGTCGTCCAGTGAGGGCAAGTATAAAGCATTTTCCACCTGTGGGTCTCACCTCTCTGTGGTCTGTCTGTTCTATGGGACAAGCCTGGGGGTCTACCTCACTTCTGCTGTGACCCATTCTTCCCAGAGAAGTTCAATTGCCTCAGTGATGTACACTGTGGTGACCCCCATGTTGAATCCCTTCATCTACAGCTTGAGGAACAAGGATGTGAAGGGGGCCCTGCAAAGATTCCTCAGCAGAGCAACCTCATGGCCATGA